GCGCGTGACGACGACGGTGCAGCAGCCGAGGGCGGTGCGGGCCATCAACGCCGTGGGCGGGGTCGCCGGCCGGCTCGGGCTCAGGGCGGGGCTCGAGTCGCAGGGGCTGCTCGACGCGGCGACCAAGCGCACCGGACTCACCGACTTCGGGCCGGACGACGGGTGGCACGAGGGGCTGCGGCGGCTGACCGCCGCCCTCGACGGCGAGGCCCGGCTCACGGCGCTCGGCAGGGTCGCCGCGCGCCAGCGCCTGGTGTCGCTGCTCGAGACCCGACTGCGCCTCGCTGCTGTCGCCGACGAGGTCGCCGACCAGCAGGTCACCGCGCCCGTCTTCGTGCTCGGCCTCCCGCGCACCGGCACGACCGTGCTCTACGGCATGCTCGCCGCCGACCCGGCGATGCGCTCGCCGTCGTCGTGGGAGGTGGCCCGGCCCTTCCCCGCACCGACCGGTGAGGACCCCGAGCGGGTGCGGCTGTCGGAGAAGGACCTCGACGGCTTCCGGCGCATCGCGCCCGGCATCGACGCGATCCACCCGATGGGCGCGCGGCTCCCGCAGGAGTGCCTCGCGATGCACGCGGGCCAGCTGACGAGCTACGAGTTCCCCACGACCTTCCCGGTGCCCTCCTATTGGGAGTGGCTGCGCGAGACCGACATGGTCCCGGCCTACGCCTTCGAGAAGCGCTTCCTGCAGCACCTGCAGTCCGGCCACGCGGGCGCGCACTGGGTCCTCAAGACCCCCTGCCACCTCATGTGGCTCGACGCGCTGCTCGAGGTCTTCCCGGACGCGCTGCTGGTCCACACCCACCGCGACCCGACGACCGTGCTCGCCTCGGTCAGCTCGCTGATGACGACGATGCGCAGCGCGATGTCGCACGACGTCGACCCGGTCGCGGTCGGCCGGGAGCAGCTCGACGCGTGGCGGTGGGGGATGGACCGCGTCATGGCGGTGCGCGACCGCCTGCCCGCCGACCGCGTCGTCGACGTCCGCTACGAGGACACCGTCGGCGACCCGGTCGGCACCGTGCGGCGGGTGCGCGAGCACCTCGGTCTCGGCTTCGGCCCGGCCGTCGAGCAGGGCGTCACCGACTACCTCGCCGCCAACCCGCGCGACAAGCACGGGTCTCACAGCTACAGCCTCGAGGAGTTCGGCCTCGACCGCGGCGAGGTCGAGGCGGCCTTCGCGACCTACAACGCGCGGTTCCCGTCATGAGCGCCGCGAAGGCGTGGGACCAGCTGCTCGAGCGGCTCGCCGAGGCCGGTCGCGTCGTGTCCGGACCGCACGGCGGTCGCGACGACCGCGAGCTCGCCGAGGGCTACCGCCACCTCACCCGCGTCTTCGCCATCGCCGCGGAGATGCTGGTGGAGAAGGGCGATCCGCGCCACCCGGCCTTCACTCGCTGGATGACGCCCCACCGCAAGATGTACGGCGACAACCCCCGGACCGCCTACGACGCGGCCATGCTCGACCCCTCGCTCGTCTACCGCATCAGCGGGACGCGCGGCACCTGCGCCTACCTCGGCTTCTGCCTCTACGGCACAGGTGAGGGCGGGGCGAAGCGGATCGCGGGCAACCTCGACGACGACGCGATGACCTTCGGGGCCGACGGCTCGTTCGAGCTGTGGCTCGGCGGGCCCGCGCGTGACGTCAACTGGCTGCCGCTCGAGCCCGACGTCACAGAGGTGATGGTCCGCCAGTACTACGTCGACCACGAGACCGAGACGCCCGCGGCGTACTCCATCGAGGTCGTCCCCTCGCTGGGACCGCCACCGCCGCTATCGCAGGAGGTGCTCGCTGCGCGGCTCGACGCGCTGGGTGCCTACGTGCGCGACACCGTCGAGGCGGAGACCACGCTGTCGGCGCTGTCGGCCTCGATCAGCCAGGCGGTCTTCCGTCACGGCGGGGAGTACGTCGACGCCGAGGGCCGCCCCACCGACGCGCCCGTCGACGCCTCCGTCGTCGTGCGCGTCATGCCGACCCCGGCCATCCAGTACTCCGGCCAGTGGTTCGACGACCTCGGTGACGACGAGGTGCTCGTCGTGACCGGCCCGGTGCCCGACTGCCGCTACTGGTCGGTGCAGCTGCTGACCCGCTTCATGGAGTCCGGCGACTGGCACGTCGCCCCCGTCTACCTGTCCGGCAAGGACATCACCACCCGCACCGACGGCACCTTCGCCGTGCACATCGCCCACACCGACCCCGGCCTCGGGGACTGGATCGCGACCACGGGGCTGCGCAGCGCCAACGTCGCGGTGCGAGCCTTGAAGGCCACCGGCACGCTCGACGTGCGCTTCGAGAGGAGAACGCTGTGACCATCACCCACGAG
This genomic stretch from Mycobacteriales bacterium harbors:
- a CDS encoding sulfotransferase; amino-acid sequence: MTTTVQQPRAVRAINAVGGVAGRLGLRAGLESQGLLDAATKRTGLTDFGPDDGWHEGLRRLTAALDGEARLTALGRVAARQRLVSLLETRLRLAAVADEVADQQVTAPVFVLGLPRTGTTVLYGMLAADPAMRSPSSWEVARPFPAPTGEDPERVRLSEKDLDGFRRIAPGIDAIHPMGARLPQECLAMHAGQLTSYEFPTTFPVPSYWEWLRETDMVPAYAFEKRFLQHLQSGHAGAHWVLKTPCHLMWLDALLEVFPDALLVHTHRDPTTVLASVSSLMTTMRSAMSHDVDPVAVGREQLDAWRWGMDRVMAVRDRLPADRVVDVRYEDTVGDPVGTVRRVREHLGLGFGPAVEQGVTDYLAANPRDKHGSHSYSLEEFGLDRGEVEAAFATYNARFPS